In Syngnathus acus chromosome 5, fSynAcu1.2, whole genome shotgun sequence, a genomic segment contains:
- the golt1a gene encoding vesicle transport protein GOT1A, whose product MRKRKHSVSLIEKHSTGRETIERITTMVAVTEFQKIGIGLVGFALFFLLFGVLLYFDSVLLAFGNILFLTGLTFIIGFKRTFHFFFQRHKFRGSFFFLGGVSLVLCRWPIIGMLVEGYGFVLLFRSFFPMALAFVLSVVNIPFLNAFLQSGSSMV is encoded by the exons atgagaaaaagaaagcacTCAGTCAGTCTCATTGAAAAGCACAGTACTGGAAGAGAAACCATAGAAAGGATCACTACCATGGTTGCCGTTACGGAGTTTCAGA AGATTGGAATTGGCCTGGTGggatttgctttgttttttctgctCTTTGGTGTATTGCTCTACTTTGATTCTGTTTTGCTGGCCTTTGGGAAC ATTCTGTTTTTGACAGGTTTAACGTTCATCATAGGCTTCAAGAGGACCTTTCACTTCTTCTTCCAAAGACACAAGTTCCGAGgctccttcttcttcctggGAGGTGTGTCGCTAGTGCTGTGCCGTTGGCCCATCATCGGTATGCTCGTGGAGGGATACGGCTTCGTCCTTTTGTTCAG GTCTTTCTTTCCAATGGCCTTGGCATTTGTGCTGTCAGTGGTCAACATCCCATTCCTCAATGCT TTTTTGCAGAGTGGTTCCAGCATGGTCTAA
- the optc gene encoding opticin gives MNTLITSAILMALVFSGPYPCLTAPLHESDDDGFDLDNYDLNSVTDWDNLEANIYGDTYDYEDLDQEIEVETEAASVERLGSKAKVNHRDEKVTLPTLDFKGSGLFGLETGLGMPTCLLCVCIGGSVYCDDTGLKEIPPLPKDTSHFYGRFNSIRHIKNTDFRNLGKLQSIDLTGNQISEMDEDVFGSLEQLRDLLLAENNLQALPELPVTLTHIDLRNNRLNSQGIHSESFKDMSQLEFLYLSNNNLDYIPTPLPSSLRVLHLQGNNIQSLHEDTFCDSHDRYFIRRNLEDIRLDDNPLNMNWFPHAYACLPRLPVGSR, from the exons ATGAACACCCTCATCACCTCTGCAATTTTGATGGCCCTGGTCTTCTCGGGGCCCTACCCTTGCTTGACGGCCCCCCTCCACGAATCAGATGATGATGGTTTTGACCTGGACAACTATGACCTGAACAGTGTAACGGACTGGGACAACCTGGAAGCCAACATTTACGGTGACACTTACGATTATGAGGACTTGGACCAAGAA ATTGAAGTCGAGACCGAAGCTGCAAGCGTCGAACGGTTAGGCAGCAAAGCAAAAGTTAACCACCGTGATGAAAAAGTGACTCTGCCTACTCTGGATTTCAAAGGATCCGGCCTATTTGGACTTGAGACCGGACTGG GAATGCCTACCTGCCTTCTGTGCGTATGCATTGGAGGGAGCGTGTACTGTGATGACACAGGCTTGAAAGAGATCCCTCCCCTGCCCAAGGACACCAGCCATTTTTACGGACGCTTCAACAGCATCCGACACATTAAGAACACTGACTTTAGAAACCTGG GTAAGCTTCAATCTATCGACCTTACTGGAAACCAGATTTCTGAAATGGATGAAGATGTATTTGGCTCACTGGAGCAGCTGCGTGACTTGTTATTAGCTGAGAACAACCTCCAGGCCTTGCCAGAACTACCAGTTACCTTGACGCACATTGATCTGCGAAACAACAGACTCAACAGCCAAGGGATCCATTCCGAGTCCTTCAAG GATATGAGTCAGCTGGAGTTCCTCTACCTATCAAATAATAACCTGGATTACATTCCAACACCGCTGCCATCGAGTCTCCGAGTATTACACTTGCAA GGCAACAACATCCAGTCGCTGCACGAAGACACCTTCTGTGACAGCCATGACCGTTACTTCATTCGGCGCAACCTCGAGGACATCCGTCTGGACGACAATCCTTTGAACATGAATTGGTTTCCTCATGCCTATGCATGTCTGCCACGCCTGCCTGTGGGGAGTCGTTAA
- the LOC119123277 gene encoding macrophage colony-stimulating factor 1-like — translation MNTHALDFITKAWHPRLFLIVCFHLVLGGVPGPCRHSITQEHLRSLNRLIDNQLDHGCLIIYQFTEHLNLSKICYVKAALPQVLELLRTHFHYSRSSDNGRYVNAVEKAISHLYSQGCISEINEEIEDSPSRLLKMVESSPREALKKAQRVIRMYMKLMTLSTCPVDWNCQSEYSAGDDLNATQFTPTNTSGEAEGGHKESPSPPIAGTYVCTYVRTYVCICMCATASQGFTTSCKLNNFN, via the exons ATGAACACACACGCGCTAGACTTCATAACTAAG GCTTGGCATCCGCGCTTGTTTCTCATCGTCTGCTTTCACCTGGTATTGGGTGGTGTTCCCGGTCCATGCCGACACTCAATAACGCAGGAGCACCTGCGGAGCCTCAATCGCCTG ATTGACAATCAATTGGACCATGGCTGTTTAATAATCTATCAGTTTACTGAACATTTGAATTTG AGTAAAATCTGTTATGTCAAAGCAGCGCTCCCACAAGTACTTGAGCTTCTGAGAACGCATTTCCATTACAGTAGGAGTTCAGACAATGGAAGATATGTCAACGCGGTGGAAAAGGCCATCTCCCACCTTTACTCCCAAGGATGTATAtctgaaataaatgaagagaTTGAG GACAGTCCCTCAAGGTTATTGAAGATGGTAGAAAGCTCACCAAGGGAGGCTCTGAAAAAAGCCCAACGTGTGATCCGGATGTATATGAAATTGATGACATTAAGCACTTGTCCTGTGGACTGGAATTGTCAATCGGAATATTCTGCCGGAGATGATTTAAATGCCACTCAATTTACACCTACCAACACCTcag GTGAAGCAGAAGGaggccacaaagaaagcccGTCTCCTCCAATAGCCggtacgtatgtatgtacgtacgtacgtacgtacgtatgtatatgtatgtgtgcgaCTGCCAGCCAAGGTTTTACAACATCTTGCAAGCTCAACAACTTCAATTAA